Within bacterium, the genomic segment TTGGCCCACACCTACGAGTGCACCTGCGGCTTCCTCGGCCCGATGAGCGCCGGGTGCTCGGTCTACCACCTCAAGGGGAAGCCGAGCCCGAGCGTGCTGCTGCCGGCGTTCCGGAAGGTCAAGCCGACGATGGTCTTCGCCGTGCCGCTGGTGATCGAGAAGATCTACCGCAAGCAGGTGCTGGCGCGGATCGAGTCGAGCGCCGTCCTCAAGGCGGCGACGAAGCTGCCGCCGGTGCGGCGGATGGTCTACCGCCGCGCGGTGCGCAAGCTGCTCGAGGCGTTCGGCGGGAGCCTGCGGCAGATGGGCTTCGGCGGCGCGGCGATTCCGCCCGAGGTCGAGCGGTTCATGATCGAGGGGCGCTTTCCGTACTTCGTCGGCTACGGGATGACGGAGTGCTCGCCGCTGATCACCGGCTGCGAGGTCTGGCGGACGCGTGCCGGGAGCTGCGGGCGGCCGATGGACTGCGTCGAGGTGCGGATCGCGAATCCCGGCGCGCGCACCGGCGTCGGCGAGGTGCAGGTCAAGGGGCCGATCGTCACCCCCGGCTACTACAAGAACGCGGAGGCGACGGCCGCGCTCTTCACGCCGGACGGCTGGCTGGCGACGGGCGACCTCGGGAAGCTCGACGCCGACAACTACCTCTACCTGATCGGCCGCTCGAAGAACGTGATCCTCGGTCCGTCGGGGGAGAACATCTATCCCGAGGAGATCGAGCATCTCTTCAACCAGCATCCGACTGTCGTGGAGTCGGTGGTCGTCGAGCGCGGCGGCCGGCTGACGGCGCTGATCCACCCCGACTACGAGATCCTGACCAGCGAGCTGCAGTTGCAGGCGGTTCCGGAGACGGGGCGGCGGGCGCGGATCGAGAAGTACTTCGAGGGGCTGCTGCGCGAGGTCAACGCGCAGGTTCCGGGGTACTCGCGGGTCGTGGGCGTGACGTTGGTCGAGGAGGAGTTCGAGCAGACGCCGACCAACAAGATCACGCGTTATCTCTACGCCTGATCCGTCGCCGCGCGGGCCGCGCGGCGCGTTCCACGGATTGTCGCCGTTGCGTCTGCGCGGGAACTGTCCGCGGGATTCGCGGAACGTACTGCCTGCGCGATTCGCGGAACGTACTGCCCGCGCGAATCGCGGGACGCGCGTCGTGCGGCGGGGGCGGCGGCTCCGCCGACCGGGCACCGGCTGCGCCGCCGCCCCCGCACGCCCGACGTGCTGTCGTGTTTGGCTGGGCGCTTTGATGGTCGTCTGCGGGGGGATGGTCCCTCTTGGATGGTTCGTGCGTCCTGCACGGCCTCGCGCTGCGGCCTTGGTTCGCGGTTGCTGTGTGGTTGGCCGCGTCGATACGGTAGGGCGCGTGTCCATAGATGGGCGCGCGCCGCGCGGCGGGGGGCGGCGGCTCCGCGACGGGGCAATGCTCCGCCGCCGCCCCCCACCGCACGACGCGCTTGTCGCTCTGGGTGCCGCTCTCCGGGCGTTGCGATGACGACGGGCGCCGCGACGGCGATGGGCGTTGCGACGACGACGGGTACCGTGACGGCGACCTGCGCCGCGATGGCGACCGGTGCCGTGACGGCGCTGGGCGTTGCGATGACGGCGGGGCCGTGACGGCGATGGGCGCTTCGATGACGACGGGCACCGTGACGGCGACCTGCGCCGCGATGACGACGGGTACCGTGACGGCGACCTGCGCCGCGATGACGACGGGGGCCGTGACGGCGACCTGCGCCGCGATGACGACGGGCACCGTGATGGCGATGGGCGTGTAGGGGAGGCTGGCGCGCCCCGACGATCGTTCCCCCGCTCACGATTCCACCGCGCCTGCCTCCCGACGTGGACCTCGCGAAACGTTGCCTTTGGGCGTTGAAAGGCAACGGGGTGCTGTGTCCTC encodes:
- a CDS encoding AMP-binding protein; amino-acid sequence: MAFFDNAKTLAEYVHLCLDRHLRHTFLAEIDGRALTYAQTREQIVEIWALFRRAGIQRGDKVALLGLNSINWALVYLGAVTYGAVVVPILPDFQPAAIHNIVDLSEAKALFVSSNMIEKVEGIKAPKLERSFLLEDFHPLDLRAVPEFMKKIRVQVDLLRERASGFFGGRGASLRRRPEPPKPDDVAALVYTSGTTGHSKGVMLTQGNIVADLISAVRYVEVSPNDRFLSLLPLAHTYECTCGFLGPMSAGCSVYHLKGKPSPSVLLPAFRKVKPTMVFAVPLVIEKIYRKQVLARIESSAVLKAATKLPPVRRMVYRRAVRKLLEAFGGSLRQMGFGGAAIPPEVERFMIEGRFPYFVGYGMTECSPLITGCEVWRTRAGSCGRPMDCVEVRIANPGARTGVGEVQVKGPIVTPGYYKNAEATAALFTPDGWLATGDLGKLDADNYLYLIGRSKNVILGPSGENIYPEEIEHLFNQHPTVVESVVVERGGRLTALIHPDYEILTSELQLQAVPETGRRARIEKYFEGLLREVNAQVPGYSRVVGVTLVEEEFEQTPTNKITRYLYA